DNA from Streptomyces luteogriseus:
GAGGCGCTCGATGACCATGGCCATGCCCTGGCCGCCGCCGACGCACATCGTCTCCAGACCGAACTGCTTGTCATGGAACTGGAGGGAATTGATGAGCGTGGTGGTGATGCGGGCGCCGGTCATGCCGAAGGGGTGGCCGACGGCGATGGCACCGCCGTTGACGTTCAGCTTCTCCAGCGGGATGCCCAGGTCTCGGTAGGAGGGGATCACCTGGGCGGCGAACGCCTCGTTGATCTCGACCAGGTCGATGTCGCCGATGCCCAGCCCGGCGCGCCGCAGGGCCTGCTTGCTCGCCTCGACCGGGCCGAGTCCCATGATCTCGGGCGAGAGGCCGGAGACGCCGGTCGACACGATCCGGGCGAGCGGGGTGAGGCCGAGCTCACGGGCCTTGGTGTCGGACATGATCACCAGGGCCGCGGCGCCGTCGTTCAGCGGGCAGCAGTTGGCGGCCGTGACCATGCCGTCGGGGCGGAAGACCGGCTTGAGGCCCTGCACGCCCTCCAGGGTGACGCCGGCGCGGGGGCCGTCGTCCTTGGAGACGACCGTGCCGTCGGGGAGGGTGACCGGGGTGATCTCGCGCTCCCAGAAGCCGTTCTTGATGGCTTCCTCGGCGAGGTTCTGCGAGCGGACGCCGAACTCGTCCATGTCCTGGCGGGTGACGCCCTTGGTGCGGGCCAGGTTCTCGGCGGTCTGGCCCATCGCGATGTACGGGTCGGGCAGCAGGCCGTCCTCGCGCGGGTCGTGCCAGGTCGAGCCCTCGGACTGGGCGGTGGCCTCGGTCCGGGCCTCGGCGTCGGCGAAGAGCGGGTTGTGCGTGTCGGGCAGGCCGTCGGAGCTGCCCTTCGCGTAGCGGGAGACCGTCTCCACGCCGGCCGAGATGAAGACGTCCCCCTCGCCGGCCTTGATCGCGTGCAGGGCCATCCGGGAGGTCTGCAGGGAGGAGGAGCAGTACCGGGTGACGGTGCAGCCCGGCAGGTGGTCCATGCCCATCTGCACGGCCACGATGCGGCCGAGGTTGTGGCCCTGCTCGCCGCCGGGCAGGCCGCAGCCGAGCATCAGGTCGTCGATGTCCTTCGGGTCCAGCTCGGGGACCTTGGCCAGGGCGGCCTGGACGATCGTGGCGGTCAGGTCGTCCGGGCGGAGATCCTTGAGGGAGCCCTTGACGGCGCGGCCGATGGGGGAGCGGGCGGCTGAGACGATCACGGCTTCGGGCATCACGGCTCCATTGACGTACCGGGTGGTCTGCTTGGGCTGTCTGGGAAGTTACCCGTACGTATGGGCTGGGTCACGGGTGTCGCGGTGTGACCCTGGCCGCAGTTTCCAAGCGCTTGCTTTGCTTCCTCCTCGCCGGGGCTCGCTCCGCGGTGCTCCTCAGCTCGAAGGACTGGCGGGGGCCGGTTCCTGCTCGGGTACCCGCCGACGCCGCCGGCGCTTCAGCAGGGCCCATGGTCCGCGCGGCCCGCTGGGCATCGCCGCCGCGACCTCCGTGCCCGCCTCCGAGGCGGCCTCCGCCGCCGCCCGCGCCACCGGCAGGAAGCCCTCGCGGCGGGAGGCGTCCGGGCGCTCCTCCTCGGCGGGCCACAGGCCCAGGGAGGCGCAGACGCTCGGCAGGACCGCCATCGCAGCCGTCGCGTAGCCCTCGGCGGAGGGGTGGTAGCTGTCCGGGCCGAACAGCTCGCGCGGATTCTCGGCGAACTCGGGGCCCAGCAGGTCGCCCAGCGACACCGTGCGGCCGCCCTGTTCGACGACTCCGATCGTCTGGGCGGCCGCCAGCTGGCGTGACGCCCGCCGGGCCAGCCAGCGCAAAGGCTGCCGCACCGGCTCGATCGTGCCGAGGTCGGGGCAGGTGCCGACCACGACCTCCGCACCGGCCGTGCGCAGCCGCCGGACCGCCGAGGCGAGATGGCGGACCGAGCGGGTCGGGGGCATGCGGTGGGTGACGTCGTTCGCCCCGACCATGATCACGCAGATGTCGGGCACGGGGTCGGGATCGGCCAGCACCAGCGCCACCTGGCGGTCCAGGTCGTCCGAGCACGCCCCGGGAGTCGCCACCGTGCGCAGCTCCACCGGCCGCTCGGCCAGCGCCGCGAGCCCCGACGCCAGCAGCGCTCCCGGTGTCTGCCCGCCCCGGTGTACGCCCTGGCCCGCGGCCGTGGAGTCGCCCAGCATGGTCAGCCTCAGCGGTGCCACGGCCGGACCGGCGTACGTACGGCCGTACAGCCCGTCCGCGTGCGGCACATGAGGAGACGTGCCGTTGCCCACCCGGCGCCGCGCCAACTGCACCTCGGCCAGCACCAGCCCGACCGCCGCCGCCCCGGCCAGCCCGACCCCGCCGCCGCCGTACGCCGCGCCGGCGGCGATCCGCCGGGCCACCCTCGCCCTCGACATGCTCGTCATGCGTCGCTGCCACCTCCTCGAACCCGTACACCCAGTGCTTGCCCCGTACAGCCCGTCGCCCAATCTCAACAGGGAGTGAACGACCGTCACGGACCACGACAAGGTCATAGGCTGGCGGCACCACTCAGACCACTTCTGCGGCATCCGGAGACAACGGTGCAGTTCCACGACTCGATGATCAGCCTCGTCGGCAACACCCCGCTGGTGAAGCTCAACAGCGTGACCAAGGGCATCAGGGCGACCGTCCTGGCCAAGGTGGAGTACTTCAATCCCGGCGGCTCGGTGAAGGACCGCATCGCCCTGCGCATGATCGAGGCGGCCGAGGAGAGCGGCGCTCTCAAGCCCGGCGGCACGATCGTCGAGCCGACCAGCGGCAACACCGGCGTCGGGCTCGCCATCGTGGCGCAGCAGAAGGGGTACAAGTGCATCTTCGTGTGCCCCGACAAGGTGAGCACCGACAAGATCAACGTGCTGCGCGCGTACGGCGCCGAGGTCGTGGTGTGCCCGACCGCCGTGGACCCCGAGCACCCGGACTCGTACTACAACGTCTCCGACCGGCTGGTCCGTGAGACGCCGGGGGCCTGGAAGCCCGACCAGTACTCCAACCCCAACAACCCGCTCTCCCACTACCACTCGACCGGCCCCGAGCTGTGGGAGCAGACGGAGGGGAAGCTCACCCACTTCGTGGCGGGCGTGGGCACCGGCGGCACCATCTCCGGAACCGGCCGCTACCTGAAGGAGATCAGCGGCGGCTCGGTGAAGGTCGTCGGCGCGGACCCCGAGGGCTCCGTCTACTCCGGCGGCTCCGGCCGGCCCTACCTCGTCGAGGGCGTCGGTGAGGACTTCTGGCCGACCGCCTACGACCGGACCGTCGCGGACGAGATCGTCGCCGTGTCCGACAAGGACTCGTTCCAGATGACCCGCCGCCTCGCCAAGGAGGAGGGCCTGCTCGTCGGCGGCTCCTGCGGCATGGCCGTCGTGGCCGCGCTGGAGGTCGCCGAGCGGCTCGGGCCGGACGACGTCGTGGTGGTCCTGCTGCCGGACAGCGGCCGCGGCTACCTCAGCAAGATCTTCAACGATGAGTGGATGGCCGACTACGGCTTCCTGGAGGACACCGGCCCCAGCGCCCGCGTGGCCGACGTCCTGAACGACAAGGAGGGCGACCGCATGCCCTCCCTCGTCCACATGCACCCGGAGGAGACCGTCGGACAGGCCATCGACGTGCTGCGCGAGTACGGCGTCTCGCAGATGCCGGTCGTCAAGCCGGGCGCCGGCCACCCGGACGTGATGGCGGCCGAGGTCGTCGGCTCGGTCGTGGAACGCGAGCTGCTGGACGCGCTGTTCAGCAAGAGCGCTTCGCTCGAGGACCCGCTGGAGAAGCACATGTCCGGCCCGCTTCCCCAGGTCGGCTCCGGCGAACCGCTCGCGGACCTGATGGCCGTGCTGGGCAAGGCGGACGCGGCGATCGTCCTCGTCGAGGGCAAGCCGACCGGTGTGGTCAGCCGGCAGGACCTGCTGTCCTTCCTCGCCCGCACGGGGAAGTGACGCCCAACCTCCGGTGAACCGCCCGTGTACCGGGTGAACTTGCGGCGTCCGTGATCTCCGCGGACTTCGCGGAACCGGTACGTGGGTGTCACGTTCGCGCAGCACCCGCTTAACACGTGTCCTGCACATTGGTGGATGTCGGCAGGGCGGGAGCGGCTCCCCGCCCGAACCGGCGCCGAACGGCGTCACAGGACCTCCGGAGCGGCTCCCGGACCTCCATGGACGCCTTGGACGCGCACGCCCGGCCTGACCGGGCCCGCGTCCTTCGCGGGGACCGCCGTCGTCCCGCCCCCCGTTCACGGGGGTGCGGCGGTCCCCGCGCATCTCCTCACGTGACGTCAGCCCGTGTGGCTCGTCGCCCAGCTCCCCAGCAGCGCCAGGCGCTCCGCCGTCTCCGAGCCCGGTTCGGGCGTGTACACCACGATCGTCTGGTCCGGCGCCGCCGGGACCGTGAGGGTCTCGTAGGGGAGGGTCAGCAGGCCCGCGACCGGGTGCCGCAGGAGTTTCACGCCGTGGTCGCAGGGCTTGACCAGGTGGTCCCCCCACAGCCGGCGGAACTCCTCGCTGGCCCGGGCGAGTTCGGCGACGAGTTCCCCCGTGGCGGGGTCGCCGGGATGGTGGCCCGCCTGCAGGCGCAGATGCGACACCATCTGGGCGGTCACCTCGGCCCAGTCCGGGTAGAGCTCCCGCGAGACGGGGTCGAGGAAGAGGCGGCGCGGCAGGCTGAGGTCGCCCGTGCCGCTGAAGCCGAGCACGGCGTCGGCGAGGGGGTTCCAGGCCAGGACGTCCATGCGGTGGTCCAGGACATATGCGGGATTGCGGTCCATGCCGTCCAGGAGCAGCTGCACACCCGGGCGCACCCGGGGAGTGGCCGGCCCGTGCCCGTCCTGCCGGCGCGGCCGGGCGACCGCCCGCAGATACGCGTGCTCGGCCTCGTCCAGCCGCAGCATCCGGGCGATCGCGTCCAGCACGGCGTCCGAGACACCCCCGGACCTGGTCCGGGAGGGAGCCCCGGGCCCCCTGCCCTGTTCGAGGCGGACGTAGTAGTCGACGCTCACCCCGGCCAGCTGCGCGACCTCCTCGCGGCGCAGGCCCGGGACGCGACGGCGGCCGTACGACGGCAGCCCCACCTCCTCCGGCTGGATGCGGGCACGGCGCGAGCGCAGGAAGTCTCCCAGTTCTCCGTCCATGGGCCCGAGCCTAGGCCGCCCGGGCCCGCCGAACCTGGTACTGGCAGACCCAGGAAGAGCACAGCCCTGGGTAGGGCTGCCGCGGCGGCCGAGGGTGGTGTCCGAGGCCGGGGAGACGCCCCGGCCGACACCGAAGGGGAACCCCATGTCGTACGACAGCCTGGCCGGCCGTACCGCCGTCGTCACCGGAGCCGCGAGCGGGATCGGCGAGGCCGTCGCCGTGCTGCTGGCCGCCGAGGGCGCCCGGGTGGCGCTGGTCGCCCGGCGCGCGGAACGGCTGACCGCCATCGCCGGGAAGATCAGGGCCGACGGCGGCCAGGCCCTGGCCGTCGCCGCGGACGTCACCGACGAGACGTCCGTCGCGGACGCCGCCGCGCGCATCCACGCGGAGTACGGGACCGTCGACCTGGTCGTGAACTGCGCCGGCGTCATGCTGCCTCACCCCG
Protein-coding regions in this window:
- a CDS encoding SGNH/GDSL hydrolase family protein, with translation MTSMSRARVARRIAAGAAYGGGGVGLAGAAAVGLVLAEVQLARRRVGNGTSPHVPHADGLYGRTYAGPAVAPLRLTMLGDSTAAGQGVHRGGQTPGALLASGLAALAERPVELRTVATPGACSDDLDRQVALVLADPDPVPDICVIMVGANDVTHRMPPTRSVRHLASAVRRLRTAGAEVVVGTCPDLGTIEPVRQPLRWLARRASRQLAAAQTIGVVEQGGRTVSLGDLLGPEFAENPRELFGPDSYHPSAEGYATAAMAVLPSVCASLGLWPAEEERPDASRREGFLPVARAAAEAASEAGTEVAAAMPSGPRGPWALLKRRRRRRVPEQEPAPASPSS
- a CDS encoding acetyl-CoA C-acetyltransferase: MPEAVIVSAARSPIGRAVKGSLKDLRPDDLTATIVQAALAKVPELDPKDIDDLMLGCGLPGGEQGHNLGRIVAVQMGMDHLPGCTVTRYCSSSLQTSRMALHAIKAGEGDVFISAGVETVSRYAKGSSDGLPDTHNPLFADAEARTEATAQSEGSTWHDPREDGLLPDPYIAMGQTAENLARTKGVTRQDMDEFGVRSQNLAEEAIKNGFWEREITPVTLPDGTVVSKDDGPRAGVTLEGVQGLKPVFRPDGMVTAANCCPLNDGAAALVIMSDTKARELGLTPLARIVSTGVSGLSPEIMGLGPVEASKQALRRAGLGIGDIDLVEINEAFAAQVIPSYRDLGIPLEKLNVNGGAIAVGHPFGMTGARITTTLINSLQFHDKQFGLETMCVGGGQGMAMVIERLS
- a CDS encoding helix-turn-helix transcriptional regulator — encoded protein: MDGELGDFLRSRRARIQPEEVGLPSYGRRRVPGLRREEVAQLAGVSVDYYVRLEQGRGPGAPSRTRSGGVSDAVLDAIARMLRLDEAEHAYLRAVARPRRQDGHGPATPRVRPGVQLLLDGMDRNPAYVLDHRMDVLAWNPLADAVLGFSGTGDLSLPRRLFLDPVSRELYPDWAEVTAQMVSHLRLQAGHHPGDPATGELVAELARASEEFRRLWGDHLVKPCDHGVKLLRHPVAGLLTLPYETLTVPAAPDQTIVVYTPEPGSETAERLALLGSWATSHTG
- a CDS encoding cystathionine beta-synthase; the encoded protein is MQFHDSMISLVGNTPLVKLNSVTKGIRATVLAKVEYFNPGGSVKDRIALRMIEAAEESGALKPGGTIVEPTSGNTGVGLAIVAQQKGYKCIFVCPDKVSTDKINVLRAYGAEVVVCPTAVDPEHPDSYYNVSDRLVRETPGAWKPDQYSNPNNPLSHYHSTGPELWEQTEGKLTHFVAGVGTGGTISGTGRYLKEISGGSVKVVGADPEGSVYSGGSGRPYLVEGVGEDFWPTAYDRTVADEIVAVSDKDSFQMTRRLAKEEGLLVGGSCGMAVVAALEVAERLGPDDVVVVLLPDSGRGYLSKIFNDEWMADYGFLEDTGPSARVADVLNDKEGDRMPSLVHMHPEETVGQAIDVLREYGVSQMPVVKPGAGHPDVMAAEVVGSVVERELLDALFSKSASLEDPLEKHMSGPLPQVGSGEPLADLMAVLGKADAAIVLVEGKPTGVVSRQDLLSFLARTGK